From the genome of Streptomyces sp. JH34:
ACGATGAGCATGGCTGTGGTCGGCCTGGTGGCCGGCATGGCGCTCGGCTTCGCCGGATACTTCGGCGGCTTCGGGGCCTTTCTGCTGGTGGCCGCGCTGGGCGCGGTCGGCTTCGTCGCCGGCCGCTTCCTGGACGGTGACCTGGAACCCGGCGACTTCTTCCGGAGTCGCGAGCGCGGCGACCGACGACGGTGACGGGGGGAACCGGCCGGGTCGGCGCCGCGGAGCGCGGGCAGACCCGGATCGCCGACCGCGTCGTCGCGAAGATCGCCGCGCAGGCGGCCAAGGAGGCCGTCGACGAGCGGCCCCAGGACGCCGCCCCACCGCGCGCCACCGTCACCGTGCACCACGACACGGCCCGGGTGCGGGTCAGCCTCGACCTCGCCTACCCCTGCGACATCGGCCGTCAGTGCGGCGCGGTTCGTCGCCGGGTGGCCGAGCGGGTGAGAGCACTGGCGGGGATGGAGGTGCCCGAGGTGGCGGTCCAGGTCGAACGGCTGCACCCGTCGGGAGCGGGCACCGCACCGGAGGGGAGCATCCGATGACCGAGCCCCAGGACCCGGAGAACAGCACGCGGCGCCTGCCCACCGTCGAGGCGGCGTCACCGGGCGGCGTGCTCGAGATGCAGTCCGCCTCGGGCTCGAGCTACGAACCCGGAACCGCGCCGGACCCGCCGGGCGGCAGGGCGGGGCGCTTCTGGTCCGGGCGCAGGGTCCCAGCGGCCCTGGTCGCCCTGGCCGTCCTCGGCGGCGCCGGAATCCTGCTCTACGACATCGCGGCCGTACGCGCGGACCACCCCGCCATGCAGTGGCGGCGCTCCGTCGCCGACGACCTGTCGAGCCGTCACCTCGACGACGTGTGGGTCCTCGCGGGATCCGCGCTGGCGGCCGCCCTCGGTCTCTGGCTGCTCCTGCTGGCCCTCACTCCCGGGCTGCGCGCCCTGCTTCCCATGAGACGCCGGCACGCCGGCGTACGGGCCGGACTCGACCGGACGGCCGCCGGCCTGGTCCTGCGCGACCGGGCCGTGGAAGTGGCCGGTGTGCAGTCCGTACGGGTGAGGATGAGCCGTCGCAGGGCGACCGTGCGGGCGCTCTCGCACTTCCGTGAACTCGACGACGTCAGGGCCGATCTGGACACCGTCCTGTCCCTCGCCGTCAGCGAACTGGATTTGGCACGCCCGCCGGGCCTCTCCGTGCACGTGCGCCGGCCCGCGAAGAAGGGATGACCTCGTGATCAAGACCGTCAACCGGGTCCTGCTCGGCCTCGCGGGGCTGGTCCTCGTCGTCCTCGGCGGCGCCGTCCTCGCGACGGGGCTCGGTCTGGCCGTGCCCTCCTGGTGGCCCTGGGACGGCACGGGCGACGTGTTGCTCAGCAAGGCCGACCGGACCAGGTGGCGCGACGAGGGCTGGTGGTGGCCCACCGTGATCGCGGTCCTCGCCGTCCTCGTGGTCCTCGCGCTGTGGTGGCTCCTCGCCCAGCTGCGCCGCGGGCGCCTCGCCGAGGTGCTGGTCGACAGCGGCGACGGGGAGGGAGCGCTGCTGCGCGGAAGGGCACTGGAGGGCGCGCTCGGCGACGAGGCGGGCGCCCTGGACGGGGTGTCCGACGCCAGGGTGACGCTGACCGGGCGGCGCACCGCCCCGCGGGCCCGTATCCGCCTCCTGATGGACCCGCACGCGGCCCCGGGCCTCGCGCTGCGGGGCCTCTCCGAGGGGGCTCTGACCCACGCCCGGACCTCGGCCGGGCTGGACGAGCTGCCCGCCGAGGTCCGTCTGAAGGCGGTCAAGCACCGCGCGGAGCGGGTGAGCTGACCGGTCGCCCCCGAGGCGGGAGCGTCAGAACCCGTGCCGGGCACCGCCGTCGACGGGCACCATGACGCCCGTCAGGTAGGAGGCCGCCGGCGAGAGCAGGAAGGCCGACGTCTTCCCGAACTCCTCCGGGGTGCCGTAGCGGCGCAGCGGGATGCGTGCCTCGTTGGCCGTGCGGGACGCCTCGGCGTCCCCGGACAGGGCGTCGAGCTCGCGCACCCGGTCCGTGTCGATCCGCGACGGCAGGACACCGACGACCCGGATGCCGCGCGGACCCAGCTCGTCGGCCAGCGACTTGGCGAAACCGGCGAGACCGGGGCGCAGTCCGTTGGAGATCGTCAGGCCGGCGATCGGCTCGTGCACCGACCCGGACAGCACGAAGCCGATGACACCGCCCTCGCCGAGCGCCTCGGCCGCCGTACGGGCCAGACGTACGGCACCGAGGAAGACCGACTCGAACGCCGACTGCCACTGGTCGTCCGTGTTGTCGGCCAGGAAGCCCGGGGCGGGCCCGCCGACGCTGATCAGGATGCCGTCGAGCCTGCCGAAGCGTTCCTTCGCCGTGTCCACCAGCCGCCGGGCGGCAAGCGGATCGGCGTTGTCCGCGCCGATCCCGACCGCGCCGGCGCCCAGTTCGGCGGCCGCCTCGGCGGCGTCCTTCTCGTCACGCCCGGAGACGATCACCTTCGCGCCGTCGGCGGCGAGGGCGCGCGCGGTCGCGTTGCCCAGCCCGCGGGTCGCCCCGGTGACGATGTACACACGGTCCTTCAGTCCAAGATCCATGGCCCTATCCTGCCAAGTCCTCACCCGCGAGGTCGACCGCGCTGTTGACCAGGCCGACGTGGCTGAACGCCTGCGGGTAGTTGCCGAGCTGACGACCGGCCCCCGAGTCGTACTCCTCGGCCAGCAGCCCCACGTCGTTGCGCAGGTCCAGCAGCCGGTCGAAGAGCTCCTCGGCCTCCTCCCTGCGGCCCGTCCGCAGCAGCGCGTCGACGAGCCAGAACGAGCACGCGAGGAACGCGCCCTCGTCACCGGGGAGGCCGTCCACCGAGCCGCCCTCGGTGCTGTAGCGGCGGATCAGGCCGTCGTGGGCGAGCTCCTCGCGCACCGCGTCGACCGTCCCGACCACCCGGGGGTCGTCGGGCGGCAGGAAACCGGTGCGCACGATGAGCAGCGTCGAGGCGTCCAGCTCCCGGGAGCCGTAGTACTGGGTGAAGGTGTTGCGCACGGGGTCGTACCCCTTCTCGCAGACCTCCGCGTGCACGGCGTCCCGCATCGCCCGCCACCGGTCGGCGTCCCCGGGCAGGCCCGGGTTCTCCTCCAGGGTGCGCACCGCCCGGTCGGCGGCGACCCAGGCCATCACCTTGGAGTGGACGAAGTGGCGGCGTTGCCCGCGCACCTCCCACAGGCCCTCGTCCGGCTCACGCCAGCTGGACTCCAGGAAGCCGAGCAGGCTGAGCTGCAGGTTCCAGGCGTGCGGCTTGTCGTCGAGCCCGGCCGCCCGGGCCACCCTGAGCGAATCGATGACCTCGCCGTACACGTCGAGCTGCAGCTGCCGCACCGCCGCGTTGCCCGTACGGACCGGCAGCGAGTTCTCGTAGCCGCTCAGCCACGGCAGCTCCGACTCGGGGAGTCTGCGCTCGCCGGCGAGGCCGTACATGATCTGGAGGTCCGCGGGGTCGCCCGCCACCGCCCGGAGCAGCCAGTCACGCCACGCGGCCGCCTCCTGCACATAGCCCACCGAGATCATGGCGCCCAGGGTGAGCGTGGAGTCCCGCAGCCAGCAGTAGCGGTAGTCCCAGTTCCGCACGCCGCCGATCTCCTCCGGCAGCGAGGTCGTGAGGGCCGCCACGATCCCCCCGGTGGGGGCGTAGGTGAGCGCCTTCAGGGTGATCAGCGAGCGGAGCACCGCCTCCCGGTGCCTGCCGTGGTAGGTGCACCGGGCCGACCACTTCGCCCAGTCGGTAAGGGTGTGCTTCAGCGACTTGTGAGGGTCGATCAGCTTGGGGCGCGGGGAGTGCGAGGGGTGCCAGGTGAGGACGAACGCCACGGACTCGCCCTCGGCGACGGTGAAGGAGGAGCAGGTGCTGAACTGCTGGCCCCACGTCTTCACCGGCGGTTCGCTGCGCAACCAGACGGAGTCGGGGCCCGCGACCGCCACCCGGTGGCCGTGCGAGCGGCGCATCCACGGGACCACGGAGCCGAAGTCGAACCGCAGCCGCAGGACCGAGCTCATGTCGACGCTGCCGCTGACGCCCTGGACGATCCGCATGACGTCGGGCGCCTTGTCGCGCTGCGGCATGAAGTCGATGACCTTGACGGTCCCGGTCCTGGTCTCCCAGAAGGTCTCCAGGACGAGGGTGTCCTCCACGTAGGCGCGCCGGGTGCAGGTCTCCGTGCTGTCCGTGCCCTGGGGGGCGATGCGCCAGTGGCCGTTGTCCTCGTCGCCGAGCAGGGCCGCGAAACAGGCGCCGGAGTCGAAGCGGGGCAGGCACAGCCAGTCGACAGAACCGTTCCTGCCGACCAGGGCGGCGGTCTGGAGATCGCCGATGACGGCGTAGTCCTCGATACGTGGGGTCACGCTCTGGCGTCTTCCCGAACCTGGGCCCCACTAAGCAGCGAAACCGGTGCGAACAGAAGGGCGCGACGGCTCTCAGGCGGTCGCCGGTTCCGGCTGCTCCGCCGCCTCGCCCTGCGCGGCGGCCTCTTCGAGGTCGCGCTTCTCACGGCGCACGAGGATCACCCAGCCGACGGGGACCCCCGCGGCGAAGAGCCACCACTGCACGGCGTACGCCATATGAGGGCCGATGGAACCGTCGTCGGGGGCGGCGATCGTCTCGGGGCTGCCGTCGGCGGGCTCCGGGCCGGTCAGCTCGAGGTACCCGCCCAGCACCGGACGGCCCAGCAGATGCGCCTGCTGCGCGCTGTTCATCAGCATCACCTGGCGGTCCGGCAGGCCCCGCAGGTCCTTGATGCCACTGGCGCTCGTCGTCTCGTCCGCCTTGAGCCGGCCCGTGACCGTGACCTCGCCGCGCGGCGGCGCCGGGACCTCCGGGAAGGACTGCTGGTCGGCGGCGGCCGGGACCCATCCCCGGTTGACCAGGACGGTGCCCCCGCCCTTGAGGTCCAGGGGGGTAAGGACCAGTACGCCGATGCGCTCGTCCTGCGAGGTGCGACGTCGTACGACCACCTCGTGCTCGGTGTCGAACGTCCCGGTGGCCGTCACGGCACGCCAGTAGTCGGAGCGCGGGACCGTGTGTCCGGGAGAGGTGAGGCGGGTGACGGGGACCGGGTCCGCCTCGAGGTTCCGCGTGATCAGTGCGTTCTGCTCGACCCGGTGTTCGTGCCGGTGGAACTGCCAGAAACCCAGCTCCACCATCGTGGGGATCATGGCGAGGACGAGCAGGGTGAGAATCACCCACTGCCGGGTCAACAGGAAGCGGTACACCCCATGACCGTACAACCGGGGTCATGGGGTGCGGCACGGAGGGTCCCCCGTGCGGGCGGGTCCTGCCCGTCACACTTTGTCCACGATGCCCGCCCTTCCCTCGGCGCGGGCGCAGTGGCCGCCGCAGTACCAGTGGCCGTCGACCTCGACACCCTGGCCGATGACCTGGACCCGGCAGTGCTCACAGATGGGCGCCATGCGGTGGATGGCGCAGGAGAAGCAGTCGAAGACATGCACCGCACCCTGCGCGTGCACCTCGAAGGACATCCCGTAGTCGTTTCCGCAAACCTCGCAACGTGCCATGCGCCACAGGGTGGGACGCCGGCCGGCGACGGGCGAGCGGGTGCGGGGCGAGTCGCCGCCGGTTCACTCCGATGACGGTGACGGTTTCGGCACGGCGACCGTCCTGGCCGGTGCCACGTCCCTCAGGAGATGGGTGAACGCGCTCTCCTCCAGGACCGGCGTGCCGAACGACTTCGCCTTCACCGTCTTGGACGTCGCCGAGTCCGGGTCGTTGGTGACGAGCAGACTCGTCAGCCGGGACACGCTGGTCGCCACGTGCAGACCGGCCTCCACGGCGCGGTCCTCCAGGAGCTCCCGGTCGACCGAGGTGTCTCCGGAGAAGGCCACCCGCATGCCCTGCATGAGCGGTTTGTCCGACTCGTAGCGCCCGGGGTTCGGATACGGGCACGCGGGGCGCTTGCGCGAGGGGCGCCAGCTGCCCTGCCCCTGCGACGGCCGGTACCCGGCGCGCGGGGTGACGGGCGAGTCGTACCACTCCGTCAGCGGACGGCACTCCAGCAGCGGCAGCCGCACCCCGCCCTTCGCCGCCGCGTGCAGGCTCGGCCGGAAGGCCTCGGCCAGCACCCGCGCGTCGTCCAGGGCGTGGTGCGCGTGCTGCTGGACCACGCCGAAGTGCGCGGCGAGCGACGCCAGTTTGTGGTTGGGCAGGGGGAGCCGGAGCTCCTTGGCGAGCGCGATGGTGCACAGCCGCTGCTCGACGGGCGCGGTGGCCGCCGCCCGGGCATACTCCCGGGCGATCATCGACCAGTCGAACGCGGCGTTGTGGGCGACGAGCACCCGTCCGGCCAGCCGCTCGGACAACTCGGCCGCGACCTCCGGGAAGAGGGGCGCGCCCTCCAGGACGTCGCTGGTCAGCCCGTGGATCCAGACGGGCCCGGGGTCCCTCTCGGGGTTCACCAGCGTGTACCAGTGGTCCTCGACGTCACCTCGTGCGTCGAGGCGGTACACGGCAGCGGAGATTATCCGGTCGTCGCGGGCGAGGCCGGTGGTCTCCACGTCGACGACCGCGTACCCCTGGGGATACGCGGCCGGCCACGGCGCTGCGGTCTGACGGTCGTCGAGCATGGTCACAGAGAATACGGGCCGCCACCGACAGCGACCTATCCGGGACCTTCGGCCGCGAACCCGGACAGGAGGCCGCGCAGTTGACCGCGCCGCCGGAAACGCAGCCCGGGACGCGGGTCGGGCGTGCGCCCGGAGCGGACCCGGTGAGACGCTCCCGTAGTGACGGACACACAGGCGCATACACACGACGAACCCCACGGAAGCGGACTCGGCACCCGGCTCAACTGGCTCCGGGCCGCCGTGCTCGGCGCCAACGACGGAGTGGTCTCCACCGCCGGCCTCGTCGTCGGTGTGGCCGGGGCCACGGGCGACCGCTCCACCCTGCTGACAGCCGGCCTGGCGGGGCTGCTCGCGGGGTCCATGTCCATGGCGGCCGGCGAATACGTGTCGGTGTCCACCCAGCGCGACTCGGAGAAGGCCGCGCTGGAGACGGAGAGGAGGGAGCTGGAGGAGACCCCGGAGGCCGAGCTCGCGGAACTCACCGGACTCCTGGAGGAGAAGGGGCTGAGCAGCAAGCTGGCCCGGGAGGCCGCCGTCCAGCTCACCCGGCGCGACGCGCTGCGTGCCCACGCCGAGGTCGAGCTGGGTATCGACCCGGACGCGCTGACCAACCCGTGGCACGCCGCGGGGGCGAGCTTCCTGGCCTTCACGGTGGGCGCACTGCTGCCCCTGCTGGCGATCGTGCTGCCGCCCACTCCGGCACGGCTCCCCGTCACCGTGGTCTCGGTGCTCGCGGCCCTGGCGCTGACCGGCTGGTGGAGCGCCCGGCTGGGCGAGGCGGCGCCGGGGCCCGCGGTGCTGCGGAACATGTCCGGGGGAGCGGTGGCCATGGCGGTGACCTACGGGGCGGGGGCGCTGCTGGGGGCGGCGGGGGCGTGAGCTGTGCCTGGCCCAGGCGCGCGATCCGCCCGGACGGGAACAGCCCGGTGCCGCGGCCGAGGACCGTAGCCGACGCCGGATCGGCGCAACATCCTTACCCGGCAGGTGTGTTCCTCGCTCCGGGTGACGCCTGTGCCGGAAATCCTCCGGCGGGGCGGGTGGCGCGACCCGCCGAACGCTCATGACGCCATGTCTCACATACTTGTCGGTAACAACATCTATGCCCGGCACCGTGAGCGGCTCTACGGTGCTCGCATGGAGCCGAACCTGCCCGATGTCGTGCTGTGGTCGATACCGGCCTTCGTCCTGCTCACCGTCCTCGAAATGGTGTCGTACCGCCTCCACCCGGACGACGAGGCCGCCGGGTACGACGGCAAGGACGCCGCGACCAGCGTCACCATGGGGCTGGGCAGCCTGGTCTTCGACCTGTTGTGGAAGATCCCCGTCGTGGCGGTCTACGCCGCCCTGTACGAACTGACCCCGCTGCGCGTGCCGGTGCTGTGGTGGACGGTCCTGCTCATGCTGCCGGCCCAGGACTTCTTCTACTACTGGTCCCACCGGGGCCACCACGTCATCCGGATCCTCTGGGCCTGTCACGTGGTCCACCACTCCAGCCGGAAGTTCAACCTCACCACCGCCCTGCGCCAGCCCTGGACCTCGCTCACCTCGTGGCCCTTCTACCTGCCGCTCATCGCGCTGGGCGTCCACCCGGCCGCGCTCGCCTTCTGCTCCTCGGCGAACCTCGTCTACCAGTTCTGGGTGCACACGGAACGGATCGACAAGCTGCCCCGCCCCTTCGAGTTCGTCCTCAACACCCCGTCCCACCACCGGGTGCACCACGCTTCCCAGGGTGGATACCTGGACCGGAACTTCGGCGGGATCCTCATCCTCTGGGACCGGCTGTTCGGCTCGTTCGCCCCGGAGACCGAGCGCCCCGTCTTCGGACTCACCAAGAACATCACCACCCACAACCCGTTCCGTGTCGCCACCCACGAGTACGCCGCCATCGCCCGCGACGTACGGTCGGCCGCCACCTGGAGCGAGCGCGCCGGCCGGATCTTCCGCGGCCCGGGCTGGCAGCCGTCGCGCCCAGCCGAGGCCGCCGTGCCCCCCCACCCCCGTGCCCTCCGCCCCCGTGCCCTCCGCCCCCGTGCCCTCCGCCCCCGTGCCCGCCCGGCCGCACGCCGCCACCGAGCGCACCGGATGACGCTCCGCGCCGGCGCGCCCCGGCTCGTACGACCGCTGCTCGTCGCCTTCCTGGCCGTCGCCGCCGTCCATCTGGCGGGGCTCCTCGCCGGTCAGGACGCCGTGCACGTGGCCACCAAGCCGCTGCTGATGCTCCTGCTCGCCGCCCACGCCGCGGCCCGCGGCGGCCCCCGGCTGCTGATCGCCGCGCTGCTCTGCGGCTGGGCGGGCGACGTGCTGCTGATGCCCGACGCGGAGCCCGCGTTCCTCGCGGGGATGGGCTTCTTCGCCGCGGGGCACGTCTGCTACCTGGTGCTCTTCGGCCGCGCCTCCGTGCGACCGGTCACCGGACTCGTCTACGCCGCGGTGCTCGTGGCCTTCGTCGCACTGCTGTGGCAGGGGCTGCCGGCCGGACTGCGCATCCCGCTGACCGGCTACAGCCTGCTGCTCACGGCCATGGCCTGGCGCGCGGGCGTCCTCGGCCGTCCCGCGGCTCTCGGCGGCGCGCTCTTCCTGTTCTCCGACGCGCTCATCGCCACCGGCATCGCGGAACGGCCCCAGCCGCCGGCCCACGACTTCTGGATCATGCTGACCTATATCGCGGCGCAGTACCTGCTCACGCGAGGGGCGCTCGACAGAGGCACGGATTCCACCGGCGCCGCCCCCGGGGCGTACCGTGAGAGGCGTATCAGAATCTGAGACCAGCGAGGACCCTCACGCATGCGCGCCACTGTGATCCATGCCCCCCACGACATCCGTGTGGAGGAGGTGCCCGACGCCACGGTCCAGCAGCCCACCGACGTGGTCCTGCGGGTCCTGCGGGCCTGCATCTGCGGCAGTGACCTGTGGGCCTACCGCGGCGAGTCGGCCCGGCAGCCCGGCCAGCGCATCGGCCACGAGTTCCTGGGTGTCGTCGAGGAGGCGGGGTCCGGGGTCAACGGCTTCGCCGTCGGCGACCTCGTGGTGGCCCCGTTCGTCTGGTCCGACGGCACCTGCACCTACTGCGCCGAAGGGCTCACCACCTCCTGCCCCCGGGGCGGCTTCTGGGGGTCGGTCGGTTCCGACGGCGGTCAGGGCGAGGCCGTGCGCGTCCCGTTCGCCGACGGCACCCTGGTCAAGCTCCCGGCGGCGGCCGCGTCCGACGACCGGCTGCTCACCGCGCTCCTCGCGCTCTCCGACGTGCTGGGCACCGGTCATCACGCCGCGCTCGGCGCGGGCGTGAAGCCCGGCAGCACGGTGGCGGTCGTCGGCGACGGTGCGGTCGGCCTGTGCGGTGTCATGGCGGCCAAGCGGCTCGGCGCCGAGCGGATCATCGCGCTGGGCCGCCACCGGGCACGCACCGACATCGCCCGCGCGTTCGGTGCCACCGACGTCGTCGCCGAGCGCGGCGAGGCGGCCCTCGCGGCCGTACGGGAGCTCACGCGGGGCGAGGGCACCCACGGGGTCATCGAGGCGGTCGGCACCGAGCAGTCGATGCGCACGGCCATCGGCATCGTCCGTGACGGCGGCTCCGTCGGATACGTCGGAGTCCCGCACG
Proteins encoded in this window:
- a CDS encoding DUF6286 domain-containing protein encodes the protein MTEPQDPENSTRRLPTVEAASPGGVLEMQSASGSSYEPGTAPDPPGGRAGRFWSGRRVPAALVALAVLGGAGILLYDIAAVRADHPAMQWRRSVADDLSSRHLDDVWVLAGSALAAALGLWLLLLALTPGLRALLPMRRRHAGVRAGLDRTAAGLVLRDRAVEVAGVQSVRVRMSRRRATVRALSHFRELDDVRADLDTVLSLAVSELDLARPPGLSVHVRRPAKKG
- the amaP gene encoding alkaline shock response membrane anchor protein AmaP; this translates as MIKTVNRVLLGLAGLVLVVLGGAVLATGLGLAVPSWWPWDGTGDVLLSKADRTRWRDEGWWWPTVIAVLAVLVVLALWWLLAQLRRGRLAEVLVDSGDGEGALLRGRALEGALGDEAGALDGVSDARVTLTGRRTAPRARIRLLMDPHAAPGLALRGLSEGALTHARTSAGLDELPAEVRLKAVKHRAERVS
- a CDS encoding SDR family oxidoreductase — translated: MDLGLKDRVYIVTGATRGLGNATARALAADGAKVIVSGRDEKDAAEAAAELGAGAVGIGADNADPLAARRLVDTAKERFGRLDGILISVGGPAPGFLADNTDDQWQSAFESVFLGAVRLARTAAEALGEGGVIGFVLSGSVHEPIAGLTISNGLRPGLAGFAKSLADELGPRGIRVVGVLPSRIDTDRVRELDALSGDAEASRTANEARIPLRRYGTPEEFGKTSAFLLSPAASYLTGVMVPVDGGARHGF
- a CDS encoding glycoside hydrolase family 15 protein encodes the protein MTPRIEDYAVIGDLQTAALVGRNGSVDWLCLPRFDSGACFAALLGDEDNGHWRIAPQGTDSTETCTRRAYVEDTLVLETFWETRTGTVKVIDFMPQRDKAPDVMRIVQGVSGSVDMSSVLRLRFDFGSVVPWMRRSHGHRVAVAGPDSVWLRSEPPVKTWGQQFSTCSSFTVAEGESVAFVLTWHPSHSPRPKLIDPHKSLKHTLTDWAKWSARCTYHGRHREAVLRSLITLKALTYAPTGGIVAALTTSLPEEIGGVRNWDYRYCWLRDSTLTLGAMISVGYVQEAAAWRDWLLRAVAGDPADLQIMYGLAGERRLPESELPWLSGYENSLPVRTGNAAVRQLQLDVYGEVIDSLRVARAAGLDDKPHAWNLQLSLLGFLESSWREPDEGLWEVRGQRRHFVHSKVMAWVAADRAVRTLEENPGLPGDADRWRAMRDAVHAEVCEKGYDPVRNTFTQYYGSRELDASTLLIVRTGFLPPDDPRVVGTVDAVREELAHDGLIRRYSTEGGSVDGLPGDEGAFLACSFWLVDALLRTGRREEAEELFDRLLDLRNDVGLLAEEYDSGAGRQLGNYPQAFSHVGLVNSAVDLAGEDLAG
- a CDS encoding SURF1 family protein, translated to MYRFLLTRQWVILTLLVLAMIPTMVELGFWQFHRHEHRVEQNALITRNLEADPVPVTRLTSPGHTVPRSDYWRAVTATGTFDTEHEVVVRRRTSQDERIGVLVLTPLDLKGGGTVLVNRGWVPAAADQQSFPEVPAPPRGEVTVTGRLKADETTSASGIKDLRGLPDRQVMLMNSAQQAHLLGRPVLGGYLELTGPEPADGSPETIAAPDDGSIGPHMAYAVQWWLFAAGVPVGWVILVRREKRDLEEAAAQGEAAEQPEPATA
- a CDS encoding DEDDh family exonuclease, which encodes MTMLDDRQTAAPWPAAYPQGYAVVDVETTGLARDDRIISAAVYRLDARGDVEDHWYTLVNPERDPGPVWIHGLTSDVLEGAPLFPEVAAELSERLAGRVLVAHNAAFDWSMIAREYARAAATAPVEQRLCTIALAKELRLPLPNHKLASLAAHFGVVQQHAHHALDDARVLAEAFRPSLHAAAKGGVRLPLLECRPLTEWYDSPVTPRAGYRPSQGQGSWRPSRKRPACPYPNPGRYESDKPLMQGMRVAFSGDTSVDRELLEDRAVEAGLHVATSVSRLTSLLVTNDPDSATSKTVKAKSFGTPVLEESAFTHLLRDVAPARTVAVPKPSPSSE
- a CDS encoding VIT family protein; this encodes MTDTQAHTHDEPHGSGLGTRLNWLRAAVLGANDGVVSTAGLVVGVAGATGDRSTLLTAGLAGLLAGSMSMAAGEYVSVSTQRDSEKAALETERRELEETPEAELAELTGLLEEKGLSSKLAREAAVQLTRRDALRAHAEVELGIDPDALTNPWHAAGASFLAFTVGALLPLLAIVLPPTPARLPVTVVSVLAALALTGWWSARLGEAAPGPAVLRNMSGGAVAMAVTYGAGALLGAAGA
- a CDS encoding zinc-dependent alcohol dehydrogenase family protein; the protein is MRATVIHAPHDIRVEEVPDATVQQPTDVVLRVLRACICGSDLWAYRGESARQPGQRIGHEFLGVVEEAGSGVNGFAVGDLVVAPFVWSDGTCTYCAEGLTTSCPRGGFWGSVGSDGGQGEAVRVPFADGTLVKLPAAAASDDRLLTALLALSDVLGTGHHAALGAGVKPGSTVAVVGDGAVGLCGVMAAKRLGAERIIALGRHRARTDIARAFGATDVVAERGEAALAAVRELTRGEGTHGVIEAVGTEQSMRTAIGIVRDGGSVGYVGVPHGSGTGIDLDVMFDRNIALRGGVAPVRTYIPELLPDVLDGTIDPSPVFDLSVGLDGVPGGYKAMDERTALKVLIKP